One genomic segment of Drosophila melanogaster chromosome 3L includes these proteins:
- the AstC-R2 gene encoding allatostatin C receptor 2, isoform E, whose protein sequence is MEGGWWRGGGGGGRLGGKAIMEGHSTPNGAAASHRNNSTRTNIATNGCAHSGILLFVLTAMTLTSLITPTEQLAVAPNGTTLHQLESVESESYPSINGTQNETMVTSVRPHLDHRNRPTQQNGSHYLEYDDDGPDCSYSYNFILKLITMILYALVCIIGLFGNTLVIYVVMRFSKMQTVTNIYILNLAIADECFLIGIPFLLYTMQVGNWPFGNYMCKAYMVSTSITSFTSSIFLLIMSADRYIAVCHPISSPRYRTPFVSKLVSAFAWMTSVLLMLPVILFASTVQSSNGNVSCNIEWPDTQNSHTDSTFILYSLVLGFATPLTFILVFYCLVIRKLHTVGPKHKSKEKKRSHRKVTKLVLTVISAYIFCWLPHWISQVALISSAPQRCASRLELAVFLACGCLSYSNSAMNPILYAFLSDNFKKSFMKACTCAARKDVNAQLQLENSFFPKFGKGRQSERLLGGNGKGGAQRGALTKKKCLATRNNNAPMATTTTTTTTTTGTDAVTCLQPPVHQVPAEIQVGNPATVLVVNAETNNCKPPVLHTDL, encoded by the exons ATGGAAGGTGGATGgtggcgaggaggaggaggaggaggacgttTGGGCGGGAAAGCCATCATGGAAGGACACTCGACACCAAATGGGGCAGCTGCAAGCCACAGAAACAACAGCACAAGGACCAATATCGCGACCAACGGCTGTGCCCATTCGGGCATCCTGTTATTTGTGCTGACAGCTATGACACTAACGAGCTTAATAACGCCCACAGAGCAGCTGGCAGTGGCGCCAAATGGCACCACACTGCATCAACTGGAGTCCGTGGAGTCCGAGTCGTATCCATCCATAAATGGCACTCAGAATGAAACAATGGTGACCAGTGTGCGACCCCACCTGGACCACAGGAATCGACCGACGCAGCAGAATGGCAGTCACTATTTGGAGTACGACGATGATGGCCCGGACTGTTCGTACAGCTACAACTTCATCCTGAAGCTCATCACGATGATCCTGTACGCACTGGTCTGCATCATTGGACTCTTTGGCAACACCCTGGTGATCTATGTGGTGATGAGGTTCTCCAAGATGCAGACCGTAACCAACATATACATACTGAATCTGGCTATCGCGGATGAGTGCTTCCTGATCGGCATTCCCTTCCTGCTCTACACAATGCAGGTGGGCAACTGGCCCTTCGGCAACTATATGTGCAAGGCCTACATGGTGAGCACCTCGATCACCTCCTTCACCTCCTCGATCTTCCTGTTGATCATGTCGGCGGATCGCTACATAGCCGTTTGCCATCCCATATCCTCGCCTCGCTACCGAACGCCCTTTGTATCCAAGTTGGTTTCGGCCTTCGCCTGGATGACATCcgtgctgctgatgctgccgGTTATCCTTTTTGCCAGCACCGTGCAGTCGAGCAACGGCAATGTGTCCTGCAACATCGAGTGGCCAGACACTCAGAACTCGCACACCGACTCCACCTTCATTTTGTACTCGCTGGTCTTGGGATTCGCCACTCCACTGACTTTTATCCTGGTGTTCTACTGCCTGGTGATCAGGAAACTTCACACCGTGGGACCGAAGCACAAGTCTAAGGAGAAGAAGCGCTCTCACAGGAAGGTCACCAAGTTGGTGCTCACG GTCATAAGTGCGTACATATTTTGTTGGCTTCCACACTGGATTTCACAG GTGGCTTTGATCAGCTCCGCTCCTCAACGCTGTGCATCTCGTCTGGAGCTGGCCGTCTTCCTGGCCTGCGGATGCCTCAGCTACTCCAACTCGGCCATGAACCCAATACTGTACGCCTTTTTGAGCGATAACTTCAAGAAGAGCTTCATGAAGGCCTGCACGTGTGCTGCCCGCAAGGATGTGAATGCCCAGTTGCAGCTGGAGAACAGTTTCTTCCCCAAGTTTGGCAAGGGCAGGCAATCGGAGCGTCTTCTTGGTGGCAATGGAAAAGGTGGCGCCCAGCGTGGGGCATTAACCAAGAAGAAGTGCTTGGCGACGAGAAACAACAATGCTCCGATGGCCACtacaacgacgacgacaaccACCACAACGGGCACGGATGCAGTGACCTGTCTCCAGCCGCCAGTACACCAGGTGCCAGCCGAGATCCAGGTGGGAAATCCGGCCACCGTGCTGGTGGTCAATGCTGAGACCAACAACTGTAAACCGCCCGTGCTCCACACGGACTTATAA
- the AstC-R2 gene encoding allatostatin C receptor 2, isoform D translates to MEGGWWRGGGGGGRLGGKAIMEGHSTPNGAAASHRNNSTRTNIATNGCAHSGILLFVLTAMTLTSLITPTEQLAVAPNGTTLHQLESVESESYPSINGTQNETMVTSVRPHLDHRNRPTQQNGSHYLEYDDDGPDCSYSYNFILKLITMILYALVCIIGLFGNTLVIYVVMRFSKMQTVTNIYILNLAIADECFLIGIPFLLYTMQVGNWPFGNYMCKAYMVSTSITSFTSSIFLLIMSADRYIAVCHPISSPRYRTPFVSKLVSAFAWMTSVLLMLPVILFASTVQSSNGNVSCNIEWPDTQNSHTDSTFILYSLVLGFATPLTFILVFYCLVIRKLHTVGPKHKSKEKKRSHRKVTKLVLTVISAYIFCWLPHWISQVALISSAPQRCASRLELAVFLACGCLSYSNSAMNPILYAFLSDNFKKSFMKACTCAARKDVNAQLQLENSFFPKFGKGRQSERLLGGNGKGGAQRGALTKKKCLATRNNNAPMATTTTTTTTTTGTDAVTCLQPPVHQVPAEIQVGNPATVLVVNAETNNCKPPVLHTDLXDRAPSMPLETVVFIARR, encoded by the exons ATGGAAGGTGGATGgtggcgaggaggaggaggaggaggacgttTGGGCGGGAAAGCCATCATGGAAGGACACTCGACACCAAATGGGGCAGCTGCAAGCCACAGAAACAACAGCACAAGGACCAATATCGCGACCAACGGCTGTGCCCATTCGGGCATCCTGTTATTTGTGCTGACAGCTATGACACTAACGAGCTTAATAACGCCCACAGAGCAGCTGGCAGTGGCGCCAAATGGCACCACACTGCATCAACTGGAGTCCGTGGAGTCCGAGTCGTATCCATCCATAAATGGCACTCAGAATGAAACAATGGTGACCAGTGTGCGACCCCACCTGGACCACAGGAATCGACCGACGCAGCAGAATGGCAGTCACTATTTGGAGTACGACGATGATGGCCCGGACTGTTCGTACAGCTACAACTTCATCCTGAAGCTCATCACGATGATCCTGTACGCACTGGTCTGCATCATTGGACTCTTTGGCAACACCCTGGTGATCTATGTGGTGATGAGGTTCTCCAAGATGCAGACCGTAACCAACATATACATACTGAATCTGGCTATCGCGGATGAGTGCTTCCTGATCGGCATTCCCTTCCTGCTCTACACAATGCAGGTGGGCAACTGGCCCTTCGGCAACTATATGTGCAAGGCCTACATGGTGAGCACCTCGATCACCTCCTTCACCTCCTCGATCTTCCTGTTGATCATGTCGGCGGATCGCTACATAGCCGTTTGCCATCCCATATCCTCGCCTCGCTACCGAACGCCCTTTGTATCCAAGTTGGTTTCGGCCTTCGCCTGGATGACATCcgtgctgctgatgctgccgGTTATCCTTTTTGCCAGCACCGTGCAGTCGAGCAACGGCAATGTGTCCTGCAACATCGAGTGGCCAGACACTCAGAACTCGCACACCGACTCCACCTTCATTTTGTACTCGCTGGTCTTGGGATTCGCCACTCCACTGACTTTTATCCTGGTGTTCTACTGCCTGGTGATCAGGAAACTTCACACCGTGGGACCGAAGCACAAGTCTAAGGAGAAGAAGCGCTCTCACAGGAAGGTCACCAAGTTGGTGCTCACG GTCATAAGTGCGTACATATTTTGTTGGCTTCCACACTGGATTTCACAG GTGGCTTTGATCAGCTCCGCTCCTCAACGCTGTGCATCTCGTCTGGAGCTGGCCGTCTTCCTGGCCTGCGGATGCCTCAGCTACTCCAACTCGGCCATGAACCCAATACTGTACGCCTTTTTGAGCGATAACTTCAAGAAGAGCTTCATGAAGGCCTGCACGTGTGCTGCCCGCAAGGATGTGAATGCCCAGTTGCAGCTGGAGAACAGTTTCTTCCCCAAGTTTGGCAAGGGCAGGCAATCGGAGCGTCTTCTTGGTGGCAATGGAAAAGGTGGCGCCCAGCGTGGGGCATTAACCAAGAAGAAGTGCTTGGCGACGAGAAACAACAATGCTCCGATGGCCACtacaacgacgacgacaaccACCACAACGGGCACGGATGCAGTGACCTGTCTCCAGCCGCCAGTACACCAGGTGCCAGCCGAGATCCAGGTGGGAAATCCGGCCACCGTGCTGGTGGTCAATGCTGAGACCAACAACTGTAAACCGCCCGTGCTCCACACGGACTTATAAGACCGGGCTCCCTCGATGCCCCTGGAAACGGTGGTCTTCATCGCGCGGAGGTGA
- the AstC-R2 gene encoding allatostatin C receptor 2, isoform F gives MEGGWWRGGGGGGRLGGKAIMEGHSTPNGAAASHRNNSTRTNIATNGCAHSGILLFVLTAMTLTSLITPTEQLAVAPNGTTLHQLESVESESYPSINGTQNETMVTSVRPHLDHRNRPTQQNGSHYLEYDDDGPDCSYSYNFILKLITMILYALVCIIGLFGNTLVIYVVMRFSKMQTVTNIYILNLAIADECFLIGIPFLLYTMQVGNWPFGNYMCKAYMVSTSITSFTSSIFLLIMSADRYIAVCHPISSPRYRTPFVSKLVSAFAWMTSVLLMLPVILFASTVQSSNGNVSCNIEWPDTQNSHTDSTFILYSLVLGFATPLTFILVFYCLVIRKLHTVGPKHKSKEKKRSHRKVTKLVLTVISAYIFCWLPHWISQVALISSAPQRCASRLELAVFLACGCLSYSNSAMNPILYAFLSDNFKKSFMKACTCAARKDVNAQLQLENSFFPKFGKGRQSERLLGGNGKGGAQRGALTKKKCLATRNNNAPMATTTTTTTTTTGTDAVTCLQPPVHQVPAEIQVGNPATVLVVNAETNNCKPPVLHTDLXDRAPSMPLETVVFIARRXDHQVELDLDTAIDCQAIARQPECLL, from the exons ATGGAAGGTGGATGgtggcgaggaggaggaggaggaggacgttTGGGCGGGAAAGCCATCATGGAAGGACACTCGACACCAAATGGGGCAGCTGCAAGCCACAGAAACAACAGCACAAGGACCAATATCGCGACCAACGGCTGTGCCCATTCGGGCATCCTGTTATTTGTGCTGACAGCTATGACACTAACGAGCTTAATAACGCCCACAGAGCAGCTGGCAGTGGCGCCAAATGGCACCACACTGCATCAACTGGAGTCCGTGGAGTCCGAGTCGTATCCATCCATAAATGGCACTCAGAATGAAACAATGGTGACCAGTGTGCGACCCCACCTGGACCACAGGAATCGACCGACGCAGCAGAATGGCAGTCACTATTTGGAGTACGACGATGATGGCCCGGACTGTTCGTACAGCTACAACTTCATCCTGAAGCTCATCACGATGATCCTGTACGCACTGGTCTGCATCATTGGACTCTTTGGCAACACCCTGGTGATCTATGTGGTGATGAGGTTCTCCAAGATGCAGACCGTAACCAACATATACATACTGAATCTGGCTATCGCGGATGAGTGCTTCCTGATCGGCATTCCCTTCCTGCTCTACACAATGCAGGTGGGCAACTGGCCCTTCGGCAACTATATGTGCAAGGCCTACATGGTGAGCACCTCGATCACCTCCTTCACCTCCTCGATCTTCCTGTTGATCATGTCGGCGGATCGCTACATAGCCGTTTGCCATCCCATATCCTCGCCTCGCTACCGAACGCCCTTTGTATCCAAGTTGGTTTCGGCCTTCGCCTGGATGACATCcgtgctgctgatgctgccgGTTATCCTTTTTGCCAGCACCGTGCAGTCGAGCAACGGCAATGTGTCCTGCAACATCGAGTGGCCAGACACTCAGAACTCGCACACCGACTCCACCTTCATTTTGTACTCGCTGGTCTTGGGATTCGCCACTCCACTGACTTTTATCCTGGTGTTCTACTGCCTGGTGATCAGGAAACTTCACACCGTGGGACCGAAGCACAAGTCTAAGGAGAAGAAGCGCTCTCACAGGAAGGTCACCAAGTTGGTGCTCACG GTCATAAGTGCGTACATATTTTGTTGGCTTCCACACTGGATTTCACAG GTGGCTTTGATCAGCTCCGCTCCTCAACGCTGTGCATCTCGTCTGGAGCTGGCCGTCTTCCTGGCCTGCGGATGCCTCAGCTACTCCAACTCGGCCATGAACCCAATACTGTACGCCTTTTTGAGCGATAACTTCAAGAAGAGCTTCATGAAGGCCTGCACGTGTGCTGCCCGCAAGGATGTGAATGCCCAGTTGCAGCTGGAGAACAGTTTCTTCCCCAAGTTTGGCAAGGGCAGGCAATCGGAGCGTCTTCTTGGTGGCAATGGAAAAGGTGGCGCCCAGCGTGGGGCATTAACCAAGAAGAAGTGCTTGGCGACGAGAAACAACAATGCTCCGATGGCCACtacaacgacgacgacaaccACCACAACGGGCACGGATGCAGTGACCTGTCTCCAGCCGCCAGTACACCAGGTGCCAGCCGAGATCCAGGTGGGAAATCCGGCCACCGTGCTGGTGGTCAATGCTGAGACCAACAACTGTAAACCGCCCGTGCTCCACACGGACTTATAAGACCGGGCTCCCTCGATGCCCCTGGAAACGGTGGTCTTCATCGCGCGGAGGTGAGACCATCAGGTTGAGCTGGACCTCGATACGGCCATCGATTGCCAGGCAATAGCGAGGCAGCCGGAATGCTTGCTATAG
- the Met75Ca gene encoding Met75Ca — MNVFNGFLLVFLGLALSSVDAQIATRQETSEDKACGPHAYYNYARHTCLPF; from the coding sequence ATGAACGTATTCAATGGTTTCTTGCTAGTCTTCCTGGGCCTGGCCCTCAGCTCTGTGGATGCACAGATAGCAACACGCCAGGAAACCTCGGAGGACAAGGCTTGTGGTCCCCACGCCTACTACAATTACGCCCGGCACACTTGCCTGCCATTCTAG